A region from the Haemorhous mexicanus isolate bHaeMex1 chromosome 12, bHaeMex1.pri, whole genome shotgun sequence genome encodes:
- the AKTIP gene encoding AKT-interacting protein isoform X2 — MNPFWSMSTGSVRKRSDTEEKTLSGELRTSPLRGSAKKQLPSIPKNAVPITKPASPATSSQSTNGTHASYGPFYLEYSLLAEFTLVVKQKLPGVYVQPSYRSALMWFGVIFIRHGLYQDGVFKFTVYIPDNYPDGDCPRLVFDLPVFHPLVDPLSGELDVKRAFAKWRRNHNHIWQVLMYARRVFYKIDTTSPLNPEAAVLYEKDIQLFKSKVVDSVKLCSSHLFDQPKIEDPYAIIFSPWNPAIHDEAREKMLTQKKPEDQHCKSMHVSGLSWVKPGSVQPFSKEEKTMPT, encoded by the exons ATGAACCCTTTCTGGAGCATGTCTACAGGTTCTGTGCGCAAG AGATCTGACACTGAAGAGAAAACACTGAGTGGAGAGCTTCGAACCAGTCCCCTGCGAGGATCTGCAAAGAAACAGTTGCCTTCTATCCCAAAGAATGCTGTGCCAATAACCAAGCCTGCTTCACCTGCCACCTCCTCCCAGTCCACTAATGGAACACATGCTTCCTATGGGCCTTTTTATTTGGAGTACTCACTACTTGCAGAATT TACCTTGGTGGTGAAGCAGAAGTTGCCAGGTGTCTACGTGCAGCCCTCGTACCGATCAGCTTTAA TGTGGTTTGGTGTGATATTCATAAGACATGGGCTCTACCAGGATGGTGTGTTCAAGTTCACTGTCTATATTCCTGATAATTACCCAGATGGAGACTGCCCG CGCTTGGTTTTTGACCTGCCTGTCTTCCACCCGCTAGTGGACCCTTTATCTGGTGAACTGGATGTGAAAAGAGCATTTGCAAAATGGAG GAGAAATCATAATCACATATGGCAAGTGTTAATGTATGCTCGCAGAGTTTTCTACAAGATTGATACAACCAGTCCTCTGAACCCtgaggctgcagtgct GTATGAAAAGGATATTCAGCTGTTCAAAAGTAAAGTGGTAGACAGTGTCAAACTATGCAGTAGTCATTTATTTGATCAGCCCAAAATAGAGGACCCCTATGCAATCAT TTTTTCTCCATGGAATCCAGCTATACATGATGAAGCTAGAGAGAAGATGTTGACTCAGAAG AAGCCGGAAGATCAGCACTGCAAAAGCATGCACGTCTCTGGCCTGTCCTGGGTGAAGCCTGGCTCAGTCCAGCCCTTCAGCAAAGAAGAGAAGACAATGCCCACTTAG
- the AKTIP gene encoding AKT-interacting protein isoform X1 — MNPFWSMSTGSVRKRSDTEEKTLSGELRTSPLRGSAKKQLPSIPKNAVPITKPASPATSSQSTNGTHASYGPFYLEYSLLAEFTLVVKQKLPGVYVQPSYRSALMWFGVIFIRHGLYQDGVFKFTVYIPDNYPDGDCPRLVFDLPVFHPLVDPLSGELDVKRAFAKWRRNHNHIWQVLMYARRVFYKIDTTSPLNPEAAVLYEKDIQLFKSKVVDSVKLCSSHLFDQPKIEDPYAIIFSPWNPAIHDEAREKMLTQKKKPEDQHCKSMHVSGLSWVKPGSVQPFSKEEKTMPT, encoded by the exons ATGAACCCTTTCTGGAGCATGTCTACAGGTTCTGTGCGCAAG AGATCTGACACTGAAGAGAAAACACTGAGTGGAGAGCTTCGAACCAGTCCCCTGCGAGGATCTGCAAAGAAACAGTTGCCTTCTATCCCAAAGAATGCTGTGCCAATAACCAAGCCTGCTTCACCTGCCACCTCCTCCCAGTCCACTAATGGAACACATGCTTCCTATGGGCCTTTTTATTTGGAGTACTCACTACTTGCAGAATT TACCTTGGTGGTGAAGCAGAAGTTGCCAGGTGTCTACGTGCAGCCCTCGTACCGATCAGCTTTAA TGTGGTTTGGTGTGATATTCATAAGACATGGGCTCTACCAGGATGGTGTGTTCAAGTTCACTGTCTATATTCCTGATAATTACCCAGATGGAGACTGCCCG CGCTTGGTTTTTGACCTGCCTGTCTTCCACCCGCTAGTGGACCCTTTATCTGGTGAACTGGATGTGAAAAGAGCATTTGCAAAATGGAG GAGAAATCATAATCACATATGGCAAGTGTTAATGTATGCTCGCAGAGTTTTCTACAAGATTGATACAACCAGTCCTCTGAACCCtgaggctgcagtgct GTATGAAAAGGATATTCAGCTGTTCAAAAGTAAAGTGGTAGACAGTGTCAAACTATGCAGTAGTCATTTATTTGATCAGCCCAAAATAGAGGACCCCTATGCAATCAT TTTTTCTCCATGGAATCCAGCTATACATGATGAAGCTAGAGAGAAGATGTTGACTCAGAAG AAGAAGCCGGAAGATCAGCACTGCAAAAGCATGCACGTCTCTGGCCTGTCCTGGGTGAAGCCTGGCTCAGTCCAGCCCTTCAGCAAAGAAGAGAAGACAATGCCCACTTAG
- the AKTIP gene encoding AKT-interacting protein isoform X3: MNPFWSMSTGSVRKRSDTEEKTLSGELRTSPLRGSAKKQLPSIPKNAVPITKPASPATSSQSTNGTHASYGPFYLEYSLLAEFTLVVKQKLPGVYVQPSYRSALMWFGVIFIRHGLYQDGVFKFTVYIPDNYPDGDCPRLVFDLPVFHPLVDPLSGELDVKRAFAKWRRNHNHIWQVLMYARRVFYKIDTTSPLNPEAAVLYEKDIQLFKSKVVDSVKLCSSHLFDQPKIEDPYAIIFSPKLLGNISSEY, from the exons ATGAACCCTTTCTGGAGCATGTCTACAGGTTCTGTGCGCAAG AGATCTGACACTGAAGAGAAAACACTGAGTGGAGAGCTTCGAACCAGTCCCCTGCGAGGATCTGCAAAGAAACAGTTGCCTTCTATCCCAAAGAATGCTGTGCCAATAACCAAGCCTGCTTCACCTGCCACCTCCTCCCAGTCCACTAATGGAACACATGCTTCCTATGGGCCTTTTTATTTGGAGTACTCACTACTTGCAGAATT TACCTTGGTGGTGAAGCAGAAGTTGCCAGGTGTCTACGTGCAGCCCTCGTACCGATCAGCTTTAA TGTGGTTTGGTGTGATATTCATAAGACATGGGCTCTACCAGGATGGTGTGTTCAAGTTCACTGTCTATATTCCTGATAATTACCCAGATGGAGACTGCCCG CGCTTGGTTTTTGACCTGCCTGTCTTCCACCCGCTAGTGGACCCTTTATCTGGTGAACTGGATGTGAAAAGAGCATTTGCAAAATGGAG GAGAAATCATAATCACATATGGCAAGTGTTAATGTATGCTCGCAGAGTTTTCTACAAGATTGATACAACCAGTCCTCTGAACCCtgaggctgcagtgct GTATGAAAAGGATATTCAGCTGTTCAAAAGTAAAGTGGTAGACAGTGTCAAACTATGCAGTAGTCATTTATTTGATCAGCCCAAAATAGAGGACCCCTATGCAATCAT